A stretch of the Corythoichthys intestinalis isolate RoL2023-P3 chromosome 22, ASM3026506v1, whole genome shotgun sequence genome encodes the following:
- the LOC130910422 gene encoding ankyrin repeat and IBR domain-containing protein 1-like isoform X3, producing MGNTATKFRKALAGGDEALAWQLYEGNPQFRDGLDPNASYGEQYQHNTPLHYVCRHAMTRMLRSFLFSKEGNPNKRNVHNETCLHVLCQGPLILLLPEGALSPRLARPQRDEQRRADCLQMILSWTGARLEGGQYEKANVNATDNRRSTCLHYAAASGMKSCVELLIRSDADLFIEDDDKLTPCDHAERHHHTELALSLESQMVFSSASPGPAPPPPLLSSHSNADARGQVKLLQYKEPYEGLKLQDLRRLKDMLIVETADMLQAPLFTAEALLRAHDWDREKLLEAWMSDAEGCCQRSGVTMPTPPPSGYNAWDTLPSPRTPRTPRSPVTVTFTSPTDSCLTPADEGGATCGICLCSISVFEDPVDMSCGHEFCRACWEGFLNIKIQEGDAHNIFCPAYECYQLVPVHVIESVVSREMDQRYLQFDIKAFVENNPAIRWCPAARCERAVRLTRPGPGESDPHGFPLLPSPAVDCGKGHLFCWECLGEAHEPCDCHTWRKWLQKVTEMKPEQLAGVSEAYEDAANCLWLLTNSKPCANCKSPIQKNEGCNHMQCAKCKYDFCWICLEEWKKHSSSTGGYYRCTRYEVIQQLEEQSKEMTVEAEKKHKSFQELDRFMHYYTRFKNHEHSYKLEQKLLKTAKEKMEQLSRAFVSREGAPPDTRFIEDGVSELLKTRRVLKCSYPYGFFLQQGSTQKEIFELMQTDLEMVVEDLAQKVNRSYLRTPCHKIVSATHLVQQKRQEFLASVARGVAPNDSPEPLRRSYPGGSWDWEYLGFASPEMGSRHSVLVAGDQRDRASQDFADIQYRRRHRTRRSRDMLNLHNLRSSSNTPESSRRSDNTDMSQHQSLMGVSPPAIEPICPETTPSMDWPFGTPALGSTEIPLTHCTPAMGHVAETPAVELCATQLPQLAEDPSSFTPAVTPQRLRGKKRKAGDSVGDLENDSASHQIPWKKFTSFFWK from the exons GTCTTTCTTGTTCAGCAAGGAGGGCAACCCCAACAAGCGCAACGTTCACAATGAAACATGCCTCCACGtgctttgccaaggcccacttaTCCTGCTGCTACCAGAGGGGGCGTTGTCGCCGCGCCTCGCACGGCCTCAGCGGGACGAGCAGCGACGGGCCGACTGCCTGCAG ATGATTCTGAGCTGGACGGGGGCTCGGCTAGAAGGGGGTCAATACGAGAAGGCCAACGTCAACGCCACGGACAACCGCCGCAGCACCTGTTTGCACTACGCCGCCGCGTCAGGCATGAAAAGCTGCGTGGAG CTGCTGATCCGGAGCGACGCCGACCTGTTCATCGAAGATGACGACAAGCTGACCCCGTGCGACCACGCCGAGCGCCACCATCACACCGAGCTGGCCCTCAGTCTGGAGTCACAGATGGTTTTCTCCTCGGCCTCACCGGGACCCGCGCCGCCGCCACCTTTGTTGTCGTCGCACTCCAATGCGGACGCGCGAGGGCAAGTCAAGCTGCTGCAGTATAAAGAG CCTTACGAGGGCTTGAAACTACAAGACCTCCGTCGCTTGAAGGACATGCTAATCGTGGAGACGGCCGACATGCTGCAAGCTCCCCTATTCACTGCCGAGGCCTTGCTACGAGCTCACG ACTGGGACCGGGAGAAGCTACTTGAAGCGTGGATGTCGGACGCGGAGGGATGCTGCCAGCGATCGGGCGTGACCATGCCGACGCCGCCTCCCAGCGGCTACAACGCCTGGGACACGCTGCCCTCGCCGCGCACCCCTCGGACGCCGCGCTCACCAGTCACCGTCACTTTCACTTCCCCCACGGACAGCTGCCTCACGCCCGCCGACGAAGGAGGGGCCACG TGCGGCATCTGCCTCTGCTCCATCTCCGTCTTTGAAGACCCAGTTGACATGTCCTGCGGCCACGAGTTCTGCCGAGCTTGCTGGGAGGG ATTCCTGAACATCAAAATCCAAGAAGGCGACGCCCACAACATTTTTTGCCCCGCCTACGAGTGCTACCAGCTAGTACCCGTGCACGTCATCGAGAGCGTCGTTTCCCGGGAGATGGACCAGCGCTACCTGCAGTTTGACATCAAG GCCTTTGTGGAGAACAATCCCGCCATCCGATGGTGTCCGGCGGCACGCTGCGAGCGGGCGGTGCGGCTCACGCGGCCCGGTCCGGGTGAGAGCGACCCGCACGGCTTCCCGTTATTGCCCTCGCCTGCTGTCGACTGTGGAAAGGGTCACCTATTTTGCTG GGAGTGCCTTGGAGAGGCCCACGAGCCATGTGACTGCCACACTTGGAGGAAGTGGCTCCAAAAAGTCACCGAGATGAAGCCCGAGCAGC TGGCAGGTGTGAGCGAGGCGTACGAGGACGCCGCCAACTGCCTCTGGCTGCTTACCAACTCCAAGCCCTGTGCCAACTGCAAGTCCCCCATTCAGAAGAACGAGGGCTGCAACCACATGCAGTGTGCCAAG TGCAAGTACGACTTCTGCTGGATCTGCCTGGAGGAGTGGAAGAAGCACAGCTCGTCGACAGGAGGCTACTATCGCTGCACGCGCTACGAAGTCATCCAGCAGCTGGAGGAGCAATCCAAAGAGATGACAGTcgag gctgagaaaaaacacaaaagcttCCAGGAACTGGACCGCTTCATGCACTATTACACTCGATTCAAGAACCACGAACACAGTTATAAG ctGGAGCAAAAGCTACTGAAGACTGCCAAGGAGAAGATGGAGCAGCTTAGCCGAGCTTTCGTCAGCC GTGAGGGCGCCCCACCCGACACGCGCTTCATCGAGGATGGCGTGAGCGAGCTGCTGAAGACGCGGCGCGTACTCAAGTGCTCGTACCCGTACGGCTTCTTCTTGCAGCAGGGCAGTACGCAGAAGGAGATTTTTGAGCTCATGCAG ACGGATTTGGAGATGGTGGTGGAGGACCTGGCGCAGAAAGTGAACCGCTCCTACCTGAGGACGCCGTGCCACAAGATCGTCAGCGCTACCCACCTGGTCCAGCAGAAGCGGCAGGAGTTCTTGGCGTCGGTGGCCCGCGGCGTGGCGCCTAATGACTCGCCTGAACCACTGCGTAGAAG CTACCCCGGAGGATCATGGGATTGGGAGTACTTGGGCTTCGCGTCCCCTGAG ATGGGGAGCCGGCACTCCGTGCTGGTAGCAGGAGACCAAAGAGACCGAGCGTCAcag GATTTCGCTGACATTCAGTACCGGCGACGGCACCGAACACGGCGCAGCAGAGACATGCTGAATCTACACAATCTCCGGAGCAGCAGCAACACGCCAGAAAGCAGCAGGAGGAGCGACAACACAG acATGAGCCAACATCAGAGTTTGATGGGGGTGTCTCCTCCTGCCATAGAGCCAATCTGTCCTGAAACTACACCCTCCATGGACTGGCCTTTTGGAACACCTGCCTTGGGAAGCACAGAGATCCCGCTGACACACTGCACACCAGCCATGGGTCACGTGGCAGAAACGCCAGCCGTTGAGCTCTGTGCAACTCAACTTCCACAGTTGGCTGAGGACCCCTCCTCTTTCACCCCAGCAGTCACACCACAAAGGCTGCGTG GTAAAAAGCGAAAGGCGGGAGACTCCGTGGGAGACCTGGAGAATGATTCTGCAAGCCATCAGATTCCATGGAAAAAATTCACCTCTTTCTTTTGGAAGTAA